The window TTCAGATATCATATCGCTTTCCTTAAACAACCCAGGGAAAACAGCATCTTGTTGTGGAATCACCCTTCCTTCAGACGTCATCTCGCTTTCCTTAACCAACGCAGGGAAAACAGCATCTTGTCATGGAATCACCCTTCCTTCAGACGTCATCTCGCTTTCCTTAACCAACGCAGGGAAAACAGCATCTTGTCATATCATCACCCTTCCTTCAGACGTCATCTCTCTTTCCCAAAACAACGCAAGGAAAACAGCATCTTGTCATGGAATTACCCTTCCTTCAGACGTCATCTCTCTTTCCCACAACAACGCAGGGAAAAAATCATCTTGTCATGGAATCACCCTCCCTTCAGACGTCATCTCTCTTTCCCAAAACAACGCAGGAAAACAGCATCTTGTCATGGAATCACCCTCCCTTCAGTGCGCAGACATGTCCCGGCACACGGTTCCAACCCCATCCGTCCCGTTCCATCTTCTTTGCAGCCTCACCCAGAGCCTCGGCGCCCACCACTCGGCACTTTGAATCAAGACGATGAGGACAAGCCTCCCACAGTCCCAACCAAGTAATGGGTCCACCCCCGTGGTCGCCCgccaggccgtcgcctcctcgcGCACCTGCTTGACGAGGTACGAGCGCGTGAAGCCGTTGGCGCCCAGCCAGAGCCGTCGCTCGGCCTGGCACGCGAGCCACGTCTGCGCCGACAGCAGCACGAAACCCTGACGCAGCAAGTGAAAGACGTCGGTCATGGACATGTCATGGGCCGCGACCGCCTGCGGCTGCCACGCGGACcagtcgacgccgtcggcaatGGGCCGGCCTAGGAGGTGCTCGCGGTGCTTGTAGATCAAGCCCTTGATGCTCTGCAGCAGCCACTGGCGGAGAAAGACGAGCAAGGAGAAGAGATGGATCCACGAACGGCCAATTTCCccgacgagcgaggcggATTGCGGCACCGAGTTGTTCCCAGGAGACGTCAGCTCCGCAGCCGCCGTTCCGCCTTCGACCCGCGCAGAGTCTGTCGCGAACGAGACCTTTTTCAATCTTCCGCTCGGTAGGGGCGCAAGGCCTGCCGCGTTGGACGCTCGGCACATGGCCTGCCGCGCGAGGGTACTCGCCGGACTTGTCGGCAGGCCGACCCATGGGTCTGGGCTGTCCATCATGTCCCACAGCTCGTCTTGAAGCGAGTTCATGGCCCGATAGCTCAGCGCCGAGCTCGTTCGTCCGACCGAGCTGTCTTTCTGCGCCCTCGACGCACGATGCTCTCGCTCGAGGTCGTCATGGCGCTGCATCCACTCATCCCTTTCCCGGCACATCATGTCAAGCTGCATTCTCAGCTCTTCCAGCTTCTCGCCCtctgcctcgacggccgccctGCTCTCGTCCAACCTCGTGGCTTTTGCGTCATGGTTCGCCCTCCCTCCCGTCATCACTGCGGGCAACGTGGGTGACGCTGTGCCGCTTGTCGGCACGGCCAAGTCGGCCTGCAGGGATCTCGTCCGAGGGCCGGCGTCGCAACTCTCCGGTGGGCTGGCCGCGACCCGTCCGTTCTCGTCAAAGGAGATGCAGGTTGTTGATGATCTTGCCTCCCAGAGGGGGGGGTCACGTTGCATGCGTCCGACTTGGATTGCAGCCGGCAATGTATTTTCCGGTACAGCTCCCTCCATGTCTGCCATGTCGGCGATATCCAAACCGTCCTCGGGCACGGCCTTGACCGTCTCCATGTTTTCTCTGTGGCTCTCGGGCTGCCCATCctggacgatggcgtcggcgctTTTCGCCGCATGTTGATGGTAGCGAAGGTCTCTCACCTCACCCCTCAGCATCTGGTTCTCGTTGGTGAGCGTGCGGTTCCTTTGCAGGAGGTCGATGATCATCTCCTGGTCCTTTCCCTCCTCCGCCCCAGCTTGCGACGCCTTTCCTCCAATCCGTTTGTTGTCGTCGACCATTGCTGCTAGCACGACGGTCCTCCGGGCCTCGACGCAATACTCCTCTGACGCGTCGAGCACCGTCTTGGCCATGGAAAGGAGTGGTCGGAGCTTTTGAAATCCAGCCGCCCCTTTTTCGCACTCTGGACGGGAACAGGCGGCTCCGTCCATTTGACTTGCCGACAACGGTTCGTGGACAAAATCATGGCATCTCGAGATGTGGCCTTGAACCTTCCGCGTCGCCGTGATCAAGTCGTCAAGCTCGTCCCTTCCGACACCCGACCGGAACGCGGCCGCTTTCAACACCTCACATATTCGGGTACAATCCGCTTGCTCGTCTTTGAGCCTTTCATAATCGAGCAGCCCCGGTCGACTGTCCAACAGTTGCTTCCCGCTTTCCGTGAACAGCGGCGATGTCAAAGGTTGCCCCATGTTTTCCATTGAAGCTTGACGAGCGATGGTGTTTTCGTGTCCTTTTCTCCCTCTCCGCCGAGTCGGTGGTTGTCTTCTGGGCCTCCTCGAACGAATCGGTTGGGAGTGCGGGGGCACGTCAACCGCCCCGGTGAAGGAGAAAACACGGGTTTCCGTCTGAGGCTCCtggccatcatcgacaaGGGGTCTGCTCATGGCCGTCGCTTCGAGCGCATCTTCATGGCTGGTCCTTTCTATCAGATAGATGGAGGAGCTGTCGCCCTCAAACCTGGTCGGTTGCCCGTCAGGGTTTTCGAGTTCAGGCATGTCGGTATTTCTGGTCGCTGCTGTAATATGTCTCGATTGACAAAATCACAACCTGAAAATCAATctctctttttttttttgcatCAGCTTGGCAAGAACGTTGGTTTGATGCGATGCCAGCGTGAAGAATGTTAGACGTCCAACTTGGCCACTCCCCGCATGAATGTAGGCAGCCTGCCATTTGTAGAAACGCTGACGGCGTCAAGTTTGATGCCGATTATTTTAGGACACAGAGGAACGAAAGGAATGCTTGTTTCATCTCGATGCAGCTCTTTGAGCCTCGATAATTTCTCGCCAACTTCCTTTCATCCCGGATGGCGGTCAAGTCGCCCATTCGTCGAACCGCAGCGCGGTGCGTGCCGCCCTCTGGCATGGGGAATCCTGCCCACAATGGACGAGTGTGAACAGGGTTTCTACCGTCCATGCCGAACAAAGAAAGCGGCGCGGTTCCAATTCTCATCTTTCTATTTTTCAGCAGATTGTACCATCCTCCATGGCACAGGTCATCAATCAATGCAGGCTGTCAAAGAAATACAAGGCACGAGAAACAGGTGGATGCGGCGGCAACGTTGACCCCGTCAACTGTACCAGCCCCGTGCTCCCGGGCCAGCCGCGGCCAGCTCTCTTCTGTGCTCGATCATGGGCTCTTTCAGGTCAAACACTTGTATGATTTCTCGCCATGTCTTCATGTCCATGGATAGAATGGCCTGGTGCTTGGCACCGCCGTGGCGAatggcgccatcgtcgtcggcttcacgGTCAACCGGTGCTTTGAGAGTCAAGGTCAGCGGGTGTGCAATGAAGGGAGGTAAAGGGCAGGGAAGGGGGCATCTCACCGAGGGCGGGTAGACCAAATTCGTCAAAGTCAATCTCGACCCTCCCGTCTCGGATGAGAAAGCTGACGTAAAACATGTTCTCGACCGTCTGGGCAAAGGACTTGGGGTTGACGACGAAGCGCATGAGATCCAGGCCGCCGGTGCTGCGCAGTCCATGCCGATGCATCATCTCcgtcttctcctcgtcgtccatgtcaTCTTGGatgagctcggcgacggtctCTTGCGTTCGCTCCTGGATGAGGTGCAGTTGCTGCAGGATCTTGCCGCAGATGGCCGTCAAGTCGTTCTCCTTCTTGGCGAGATCGTCGACGTTCAAGACCTCGGGTCGGGTCTCGGTCAGGTTGTTCGGACGGAAGGGGGCGCTTCTCTTGGTCACCTTGcgcgccttcttctccacCGACAGCGGTCCGAGGAGGAAGCCGGGCAGGGCGGGCCGTCGTATGTGCGGCAGGCCGGCGAAGCGTCCGAGGTGTGGCCAGTTCAtggcgtcgccctcgtcgccgatgtcgtcgtcgtcgtcgccgccgccgcccctccTTCGCACGCTCCTCCGCCGTTGCCTCTGGGTGCTCGAGAGTTCGggggcttcgtcgtcgaggatgccgccgccgttgcgcaTGTAGGTGATGCATTTGGACACAaactcgtcgacgtcgagcccTTGCGACAGGCTTCCCTGGGTGAGGCGCAAGGTTTTGCGGTAGGAGAGATCGGTGGTGCTGACGAGCAGGCGGGAATCGATGGTTGCTTCCGTCGTCTGCCTGAGCTTCTTGGACAGCTGTTCGGCCTTCAAGATGGTTTCGTGCAGGCCGTGGGAACCCTTGCTCATGTACTCCTCGCCATTCTCCGTGATGTCTCGCAGGAGGTCTCTGTAGCCCCTCTGCACCGTCCGGCGCTCTTCAACCGGCTGATCGGGATCGTagacgtcctcggcggcgtcgccgtcctcatcGCTGGCGCCTTCCGGCTCCGCCGttctgcgtcgtcgagcactCTGACCTGATGATTCCTCTGCTCGCTTCCGTTTGGCTCCTTCGAAACGATGTCGAGAGGAGGGGGTCGAGCCGGGTGGTGATTGGGACGGCGCCGTTGTTTGGtcaacctcgtcctcggacgaGGGGGTGACGCGTGAAGGCATCGCGCACTCCGCGACGGAGACAACGACGTGTCGGATACAGACAAAGGTCGGTGTGGCGGATAGGCGTATGTAGGTAGGCACCCACCAGCGAGCAATGTTTTTGTCGAGTATCCCGCAGCTCTCGGGGTCGTGGACGTGGATGTCGCCGCCTGGGCAAAGTTCGCCTGGCCGCCAATGACCGCGTctggcacaagtaagtatagcGCTGGTTGACGCGTGACGAATCAATTTagacacctacagtacttacttaataCGGAATACAGACTGCTcaggcgtacagtacaagtacgttcAGAATTACGGATACTCCGAACAGTATGTGTTTGGGTACTCATACATGTAACCCCACGCTTGCCCACCCAACATGTAGGTATATGTACATTGACAGAAACTAGTGCAGGTATAGttagctgtacagtaagtactgtacggagtacggagcacgtgCTTGACCATTATTGCCTGTAAtggcaagtacaactacagtactactcGTGCCGAACAGGTACTTcttgcggagtactgcaggCGTTGTAGAAACCCCGCAGACTGTGCGTGTTGTGCGAACGATGGGCCAAGGGCATATTGCTCGGTGGCAAATCCTACATCTCCGTTTATTGATTCCCTTTGCTTCGCAGCGGCGGAACTCACACCCAAAGCAATCCATGCGGACATGTCCCGGGGCGCCGCAACATGGCTCGCCAATACCCTCGGCAGGCGGCAGCATAGCAGAGCCAAACATCCATCCACTCGCCATCGACTCGTCGCACGCTAGACCTGAGGGGGCCACcaactgtacttgcttgtacggtGGGCCACTTCTGCGTCACGTCGGTTTCTGCCGTCTCAACATGACAAGCAGAGGGAGTCAAGTACGTAGATGGGTACCGTTTCATAGACACTAGTGTGTGTATTGTATTCTCATTCGCATTCCAGTCTCGTCCATCAGCGACAGCCTGAAGAATTGCCTCGGGCCTGGGCCGGTGTTTGATGGGTAGGAAGTCCCCACGCTCCGTCAGGCGTCGGTGCTTTGGGAAGAAAAGACAGCTGCTACTGATACAAGTAGGTAACAAATATGTGATGCTCCGAAATGTCACACTGGCAAGGGAGGGAGCCTACCGCTGACATTGACACCACCTGGCTACTGGGTACTCTCAGAATGGCTACTGGGTACTCTCCTGAATGGATTCGCTTTTCTCCCCGTCTCAATACCtgtgcacttgtactctgtaattcCATGGCCAATCCATTTCGGCGCTCCATTATTGTGTGAGGCGGCCactcggcggccatggcttGCATTCATGTCGGTCAGTGTagctacctactacctagtaccaggtactgtactcggtgcggtattacacctacaactaatactccgtacggtacggagtacaactacaactactccgtacatgttgtacctacaagtacagaatacttactgtattaccCCGACACCCACTCGAGTGTGCCGCTCGCTAGGCCTTGTGCAGGAGCGGTTGGCGAGCACCCGGGCAGGGTTTGTACTTGAACGAAAACCCACCAAGGgtgccgtaggtgtactgtaaatcTACGGTACCGTTGGTGGGAATACTTAAGTTGGTGTAcagtgctgcaagtaagGTGTATTTGCAGTaggagtaattactccgtacacccacACTTACTTAAagcacaagtaggtgtacaagtagagtACGGGGCATCTAGTTGTCTTGTTACACGCAGGCACACGAGTGCACGCATTTACAGTGGAAACAGCACGCGCGTGGGCAAGCAATCACCCTCCGTCCTGCCGTGGCAGCAACGGGTAGCCGGCGCTAGCGAATGCCATCTGTCAAGTCGCTGCGCCCGAGCGTCGCCGATGTGGTCTCAGGCCGCACCCCTGAGGCGAGGAGAGATGACTGCTACAGCCGTGAGGGGGACTAGCCGCGAGCGCAAAAGTCACGTCGGTGAGCAGACATGGCCCCTGACGACGGGTGATTGGCCGGGGAAACATTCCCCAGGGTCGATGCGAGGTAGGGCTGGGTCGAGATCCCTTCCCGGCTTGACGGTGTCGGACGGTCACTGTTCTGCGACATGGCGTCTCCACTAGCTCGTCTTTTTTTTTCTACGTTGCTCGTGTTCgtacgcctacagtacttgcacgtgccGTTGTGTGAGAATGGGcgtgcttactgtacagtaattactccgtcgggcgtacatgtgcaagaattacttgcaagaactccgtactctgtgctgaCGCCAGGTTCGCTTGGGTGTCTTGATGGATCTGTACCGCAACACCAGCACACCTCAATTACAGCGTCATGCAATTACTTATGAGTGTGCGGTCGCATGCGGTGAAATGCGATATGGGCAAGGTCGCTTCGGCCACGGGTCGACAAAGCGCGCACAGCAGCCTGTTTCGTGCGGACGCATGTTATGCAGATCAACGTAGGGGGACATCTACCCTTGGCACaattactataagtactcgCGTAAATACGGAGAATCCGTACATGCTGGCGGCATCATGGCTCCAGATGGCGTTGCTTCAAGGGCGGCCGGCACCTTGGGTGGTTGAGCCTGCAGGCAAAAAGGCTAGCGGGCACgaagtgcacctactgtacatccacgagcactccgcacatgtacttgtgcttgtataTGTGGTGCCAGTTTCCAACCCTGCCGGAAGCAAAAATCATCTACTGTAGTAAGTATTTGAGTATTCCTTGGTGTCAGCATGTAGCGTACTTAAAAGTGTGTAGGGggaacggagtacggagcacgcacaCGTACACTAGTTGTACATTATTATACTGCATCTACAttggggtggcaaaaatgccgattcaatttgtaggagtggagctaccaaaactgaagcgtcacttttgtccagTGACTGGACCAGTGGGAGTGAGGACAATGGCAATACTTGCTGCatttgtgctccgtacagtaagtacaggtacttgggcatgtaagtacatgcactccgtactccgtacttacttgcttgaCAAATACCgctcgtgctccgtaattaccGCTAGGATCAATCCGATTGTTCTGTACCTGCTTcagtacctaccaagtactgtaggctcATGGCTACAGGGTATCGCATAACGACGCCAAAGAATGGCGAGTCTAGCTAGACTTTTGCCCAGCAAATGATTCATGCATGGCCAGTGAGGGGATGAGGGCAAGGAACAGAGTGCAAAAGTCATTGATGGCTCActctcgccgccatggttCATGTCGCCGCGAAGGCGCCTCGAGTTTACATGTAGATCAGAAACCTAGCacaggtgctccgtaccccgtactaGTACTGCAGGTTTTGTAGCGCCGTCATGAACGTGTGCTCGCTGCGCTGTCCGTCCGTGACAGGACGGTGAACGAACGATTTAGGGGACGATGGATGAACGAACGCATTGGTAGCCGACTGCCTAGTGCTAGCACGAGCAGTAGCGTCTGATGCGCCTTTCAATTGCCCTCGGCGCCAAGCTAAGCGTGAGTGGTCGTGCAAATACGAGTAGTTATTCGGAGTAGCACTGCAGGTGTGCGAGAGTACGAGTCGAGGTTGGCAGATTTTTGCTTCCGAGTTCCACCTCTTCCCACCGTGATGGTGCCACTCTGCCTCACTCTTGAATCATGAATCAAACGCGCGGGCAAAAAACGAGGAGAAAGGGGGTCTCGTCCTTGGTATATACATGAACGCACACCCAAGTATTGCTCATGAAGATGAAGTGTGCatgtggtacggagtaacagTACGAAGCCGATTATTCTTTTGCACGCACTTGACGGTAGGCGTACGGGGACGCCGTGCAGCGTACTCCTATACGAAATACTGCgcattgcaagtactccgtgcaataGGCGAGCATGTAAGGAATTTCCGCGTCCATAaagtccatgtactccgtacgtgcaagtacgaatCACGAGTATCGATATAGCATTGCTTTCTGGGGAGCGGGAATTCATGTGCCATGACGACAAGTACTGGTGGTACGAGGCCTGAAGATGTGAGTTGGTGcacgcctactgtacagcacaactagtacacctacttacgtacaggtactgtgtCATGCAGTAACACACTAGGTATTAACCTTGCTTGAAGGTGCCCATGATGTACTactgtatacggagtaactAGTAGTCTATTCCCTagttggtgcaagtacgccgtATATGCTCGCCAAAATGCTGctgtactaagtacttgagtagttGTAAGTTTACTTGCATTTGTActcgtaagtaagtactgtacttacagtacacggTACTCTGCACTTGATAATAATCCACCCAAACTGCGAGAGCAGGGGCGCGAAATTGGTCAATTCGCGACACGATTTTACTGCGGGAGCGACCGTGTTTGTGCGAGTCTCGGGGTGGGGCTCCACAAAAGACGTCTTATTGCATACATGTATTATACTTGTGGAAAggttacaagtacaacggcatgtacacctactcgtAGCAGGATACGCCACAGGAGAATCTGGAAATTCTCGTaaacgtacagtacatagtATTACGCCGTacactgctccgtacatgcacatgcgctTCACTGTACTGTGCCGTCATTGTATCGAGTGCACGTTGTTCAACGATAAGTACTATTCACGTTAGTGCCGGTGAAATCGCGTGGTATGAACTTGGTacacgtagttgtactggcatgagcaagtaattactgtaattactacAGGTACATGGCATGTACACTTTGCAGTGTGCAGTgtttgtaagtacatgcagttaGCTGCAAGTGtcctgcaagtaagtacagccGCTCAGGGAGACAGGTACCTTCCTTGCTGGCTTCCCTGCCACCCGTCCTCAGTCACCAGTCACCAGTCACCAACCCGCCGCCGGATACCAGTCACCCGTTGAGGCTCCCAAACTTGTATTACAagcacgtgtacttgcatgtattactttCTTATTTTCTTGGACTCCGTCGACCCTTGCTGATTGAATTTGCTCTTCGGCTGACGCTTGCCCCACCGACCTTCATTCTTGGCCCCGCCCGGCGCGTTTGGCCCCACACCCCCTAGCACTAGCctcctacttgtacttcctGTCGGTACccggcacctcgacggcatgcgCAATTGCCTGCGCCGGCCGggtatactgtacaagcacgccGGCCAGACGGCGGTCACCCCGTACCTCGCTGCTCCTGGACGCCAATGCGAGGCACCCCTTCAGCCAACGCCGCTGGCGGGTCCAGGAACATCCAGGAACGACGACTCCAAGGATGCGCCAGTGGGGCTGCGCACATCGCCCGaacgtgtactgtaattactgcaagAAAATTTACTTCCATGCGCAACGATGGGCAAGTGTGCATGGGTGCGAGTGCAAGCATGGGTGCGAATGCAAGCATGGGTGCGAATGCAAGCATGGGTGCGagcgcatgcatgcaagcaattcatacggagtgcatgtaagtaagtacttaagtacggagtactgcaagtacttacttgcttgcttactccgtacgtgttTGGCAAAACACTCGAAGCTCGAGTAGGTTAGGAGAGCCAAAAGGTCTCAGGGGACGACCCCCGTAGTCGCGAGCGCTTACTGCTTACTCGCGCTTCgttggtcgtcgacgggctaGTGCTGGATGGAACTGGCACCTCTGACGGGGCACCTACTAGTAGCTAGTACGTCCGCCATGCCCGTCCGCCAGCCAATCAACCCGCCGACACGCGAGTTGCGTGCctgtcgttgccgttgcgGCAGCGCTCGATCCTACCCTGTCGACTGAGCGAGTACTTGATCCCTCATCATCCCTCTCGCCGCGAGTCGCCTTGCTCCTCTTTTCTCTTCACCTTCCTCTTCGCATGCTCAACATTTAGTCGTAACACCGTACCATTCCTTTCAGTCGCTCGCTACTCCACAGAGGccactcgccgccgacgctccTTGCCAACATCACCTCGTTCGCTACCTCGTCCGCCACTTGGCTCCTCTCCTAGctcctctcctcgctccCTCGTCAGCAGCATCGGCGAAAGACCCCAAGATGCGCTTCCAGCTTTCCCTCTCGGCCGTtctggccctcgccgcctcggcctttgCCCAGACGGCCGACTTCGACCCCATCTACACGCCAAAGTCCAACGAGGTCATCCCCGCCGGCTCGCCCTACAGCATCACCTGGAGCGCCCCGGCCAAgtacgccgccggcaccatcTCCATCCACCTGATCGGCGGTGCCACGCAAAACACCCAGGTCCCCATCATGGAC of the Drechmeria coniospora strain ARSEF 6962 chromosome 01, whole genome shotgun sequence genome contains:
- a CDS encoding Nse4 — its product is MLGGQAWGYIRGHWRPGELCPGGDIHVHDPESCGILDKNIARWWVPTYIRLSATPTFVCIRHVVVSVAECAMPSRVTPSSEDEVDQTTAPSQSPPGSTPSSRHRFEGAKRKRAEESSGQSARRRRTAEPEGASDEDGDAAEDVYDPDQPVEERRTVQRGYRDLLRDITENGEEYMSKGSHGLHETILKAEQLSKKLRQTTEATIDSRLLVSTTDLSYRKTLRLTQGSLSQGLDVDEFVSKCITYMRNGGGILDDEAPELSSTQRQRRRSVRRRGGGGDDDDDIGDEGDAMNWPHLGRFAGLPHIRRPALPGFLLGPLSVEKKARKVTKRSAPFRPNNLTETRPEVLNVDDLAKKENDLTAICGKILQQLHLIQERTQETVAELIQDDMDDEEKTEMMHRHGLRSTGGLDLMRFVVNPKSFAQTVENMFYVSFLIRDGRVEIDFDEFGLPALAPVDREADDDGAIRHGGAKHQAILSMDMKTWREIIQVFDLKEPMIEHRRELAAAGPGARGWYS